In Micromonospora sp. LH3U1, one genomic interval encodes:
- a CDS encoding DUF2017 domain-containing protein, with the protein MFRRQAGRYVATFAVDEVRVLRKVASEVVGLLTDGFDHTDPVVGRLFPAVYPQDAPGTAEFRRYTEGDLKTGKIDQAGAILAALPDDAGGEVRLDAEAAEAWLRALNDARLAMGVRLEIKDGTDLGEELDDAVADDPGSSRVFQLSVYAYLGYLQESLLNALID; encoded by the coding sequence ATGTTCCGTCGCCAGGCCGGCCGCTACGTCGCCACCTTCGCCGTCGACGAGGTGCGGGTGCTGCGCAAGGTCGCCTCCGAGGTGGTCGGCCTGCTCACCGATGGCTTCGACCACACCGACCCGGTCGTGGGTCGGCTCTTCCCGGCGGTCTATCCGCAGGACGCTCCCGGCACGGCCGAGTTCCGCCGCTACACCGAGGGCGACCTGAAGACCGGGAAGATCGATCAGGCGGGGGCGATCCTTGCCGCGCTGCCCGACGATGCCGGCGGTGAGGTGCGGTTGGACGCCGAGGCGGCCGAGGCGTGGTTGCGGGCGCTGAACGACGCCCGCCTCGCGATGGGCGTCCGACTGGAGATCAAAGACGGCACGGACCTGGGTGAGGAGTTGGACGACGCGGTCGCTGACGACCCGGGTTCCAGCCGGGTGTTCCAGCTTTCGGTCTACGCGTACCTCGGGTATTTGCAGGAATCGCTGCTCAACGCCTTGATCGACTAA
- a CDS encoding M67 family metallopeptidase translates to MLSIDRSIIDAIVAHARRDHPDEACGVVAGPVGSDTPTRHIPMDNVARSMTFYEFDSMEHLRVWREMDDRDEEPVVIYHSHTATEAYPSRTDVSFAGEPGAHYLLVSTREPDAEEIRSFRIVDGVVTEEPVRVVGAGVDPHAVQSYMFGQSPATVDYECSGR, encoded by the coding sequence GTGCTGAGTATCGACCGGTCGATCATCGACGCGATCGTCGCCCACGCGCGCCGGGATCACCCCGACGAGGCGTGCGGCGTGGTCGCCGGTCCCGTCGGCAGCGACACCCCGACCCGGCACATCCCGATGGACAATGTCGCGCGGTCGATGACCTTCTACGAGTTCGACTCGATGGAACACCTGCGGGTGTGGCGGGAGATGGACGACCGGGACGAGGAGCCCGTGGTCATCTACCACTCGCACACCGCCACCGAGGCATACCCGTCGCGGACTGATGTCTCGTTCGCCGGTGAGCCGGGTGCGCACTACCTGCTCGTCTCGACCCGTGAGCCCGACGCGGAGGAGATCCGGTCGTTCCGGATCGTCGACGGCGTGGTCACCGAGGAGCCGGTCCGGGTCGTGGGGGCCGGCGTCGATCCGCACGCCGTCCAGTCGTACATGTTCGGGCAGAGCCCGGCGACGGTCGACTACGAGTGTTCCGGCCGCTGA
- a CDS encoding MoaD family protein, producing the protein MAIEVRIPTILRSYTGGAKVVDGTGDTLADLLSDLDSRHGGLRGRLITEAGTLHRFVNVYVNDEDVRFLGALDAKLSDGDSVTILPAVAGGAFGFAAAAAISSHSAAAAAISSHSAAAAAR; encoded by the coding sequence ATGGCCATTGAGGTTCGCATCCCCACCATCCTGCGCAGCTACACCGGCGGCGCCAAGGTCGTCGACGGCACCGGCGACACTCTCGCCGATCTGCTCAGCGACCTGGATTCCCGGCACGGCGGCCTGCGCGGCCGGCTGATCACCGAGGCTGGCACGCTGCACCGCTTCGTCAACGTCTACGTGAACGACGAGGATGTCCGCTTCCTCGGTGCGCTGGACGCCAAGCTCTCCGACGGCGACAGCGTCACCATCCTGCCGGCCGTGGCGGGCGGCGCGTTCGGCTTCGCCGCTGCCGCGGCGATCAGTTCGCACAGCGCCGCTGCCGCGGCGATCAGTTCGCACAGCGCCGCTGCCGCGGCTCGCTGA
- a CDS encoding PLP-dependent cysteine synthase family protein, which produces MARYDSLLDACGGTPLVGLPRLSPTVPDGAPPVRLWAKLEDRNPTGSIKDRAAMFMVRAAEEAGRLRTGDTILEPTSGNTGISLAMVAKLRGYRLVCVMPENVSTERVQLLRMYGAEIIFSPAAGGSNQAVATAKQISAEHPDWVMLYQYGNEANARAHYETTGPELLHDLPTITHFVAGLGTTGTLMGTGRYLREKVDGIQVVAAEPRYGELVYGLRNIDEGYVPELYDATVLNRRFSVGTRDAVLRTRQLVEVEGIFAGFSTGAILHAALAVAHEAVRDGRRADVAFVVCDGGWKYLSTGAYGGTLADAEDALEGQLWA; this is translated from the coding sequence ATGGCGCGGTACGACAGCCTGCTCGACGCCTGTGGGGGTACGCCGCTGGTCGGGCTGCCCCGGCTCTCGCCGACGGTGCCCGACGGGGCACCGCCGGTGCGGCTCTGGGCCAAGCTGGAGGACCGGAACCCCACCGGCAGCATCAAGGACCGCGCGGCGATGTTCATGGTCCGTGCGGCGGAGGAGGCCGGCCGGCTCCGGACGGGTGACACCATCCTCGAGCCGACGAGTGGAAACACCGGCATCTCGTTGGCGATGGTGGCCAAGCTGCGCGGCTACCGGTTGGTCTGCGTGATGCCCGAGAACGTCTCCACCGAGCGGGTCCAACTGCTCCGAATGTACGGGGCCGAGATCATCTTCTCGCCGGCGGCGGGTGGTTCCAACCAGGCGGTCGCCACCGCCAAGCAGATCTCGGCCGAGCACCCGGACTGGGTGATGCTCTACCAGTACGGCAACGAGGCCAACGCGCGGGCGCACTACGAGACGACCGGGCCGGAGTTGCTGCACGACCTGCCCACCATCACGCACTTCGTGGCCGGGCTCGGCACCACCGGCACCCTGATGGGCACCGGGCGTTACCTGCGGGAGAAGGTCGACGGCATTCAGGTCGTTGCCGCCGAGCCGCGCTACGGCGAGCTGGTCTACGGCCTGCGCAACATCGACGAGGGGTACGTGCCGGAGCTCTACGACGCCACGGTGCTCAACCGGCGTTTCTCGGTCGGCACCCGGGACGCGGTGCTGCGCACCCGCCAGCTCGTGGAGGTGGAGGGGATCTTCGCTGGCTTCTCCACGGGCGCCATCCTGCATGCCGCACTCGCGGTGGCGCACGAGGCGGTCCGCGACGGGCGGCGAGCCGACGTGGCCTTCGTGGTCTGCGACGGCGGCTGGAAGTACCTGTCCACCGGCGCGTACGGCGGCACGCTCGCTGATGCCGAGGACGCCCTGGAGGGGCAGCTCTGGGCCTGA
- a CDS encoding MBL fold metallo-hydrolase, protein MRLTVLGSAGSFPGPESPCSAYLVEADGFRLLVDFGSGSLSSLQRYAGLHAPDAILLTHLHCDHMFDAVLYVVVRRYAPDGPFPALPVYAPSGAPDRLSAAYGDESSVEDVYQFYALQPGTFPIGPFAVTVDRVNHPVETYGVRLEHGGRSLCYSSDTAPCEALLRLAQNADVFLCEASYLDGMDNPPDLHLTGREAGEAATKAEVGRLLLTHLVPAWGSEAHTLESAATAYTGPIDVVRPGASYDV, encoded by the coding sequence ATGCGACTGACCGTTCTGGGAAGCGCCGGCAGTTTTCCTGGCCCCGAGTCGCCCTGCTCGGCCTATCTCGTCGAGGCCGACGGCTTCCGGCTCCTGGTCGACTTCGGTTCGGGGTCGCTGTCCAGCCTCCAGCGGTACGCGGGGCTGCACGCCCCGGACGCGATCCTGCTGACCCATCTGCACTGCGACCACATGTTCGACGCCGTGTTGTACGTGGTGGTGCGCCGGTACGCCCCGGACGGCCCCTTCCCGGCACTGCCGGTGTACGCGCCCTCCGGTGCCCCGGACCGGCTCAGTGCCGCCTACGGCGACGAAAGTTCGGTGGAGGACGTCTACCAGTTCTACGCCCTGCAGCCGGGCACCTTCCCGATCGGCCCGTTCGCGGTCACCGTCGACCGGGTCAATCACCCCGTCGAGACGTACGGGGTGCGGCTGGAGCACGGCGGCCGGTCGCTGTGCTATTCGTCGGACACCGCGCCCTGTGAGGCGCTGCTGCGGCTGGCCCAGAACGCCGACGTCTTCCTCTGCGAGGCCAGCTACCTCGACGGCATGGACAACCCGCCGGATCTGCACCTGACCGGCCGCGAGGCTGGTGAGGCGGCGACGAAGGCCGAGGTGGGCCGGCTGCTGCTCACCCATCTCGTGCCTGCCTGGGGCAGCGAGGCGCACACGTTGGAGTCGGCCGCCACGGCGTACACCGGACCGATCGACGTGGTGCGACCCGGCGCCAGTTACGACGTCTGA
- a CDS encoding glycosyltransferase family 4 protein, with translation MRIAIVTESFPPDVNGVAHSVVRTAEHLLERGHEPVVIAPAPPGAGRQSIDRLPYPVVRIPSVPLPRYQGFRLGVPTTTRLTGALLSAEPDVVHLASPFVLGARAATVASRRGLPTVAVYQTDVAAYARAYRVSWGEAAAWRRIREIHNSAQRTLAPSTRAAADLIANGVQRIWLWRRGVDAVRFDPAKHCAALRDRLAPNGELLVGYVGRLAPEKRVELLAATSRLPGVRVVVAGDGPARRQLARELPGVTFLGVQHGEDLARLYASLDLFVHTGPHETFGQTIQEALASGVPVVAPASGGPVDLVDQGVTGLLVPPDDGDALAAAVADLAGDADRRRAYGRAARVAVSRRSWASVGDELIGHYHAVRAVAATVGLPAAS, from the coding sequence ATGCGGATCGCCATCGTGACCGAGTCGTTCCCACCGGACGTCAACGGCGTCGCGCACTCCGTGGTGCGCACGGCGGAGCACCTGCTTGAACGTGGCCACGAGCCGGTGGTCATCGCGCCCGCCCCGCCCGGTGCCGGCCGGCAGAGCATCGACCGGCTGCCGTATCCGGTGGTGCGCATCCCCAGCGTGCCGCTGCCCCGCTACCAGGGCTTCCGGCTGGGTGTGCCGACCACCACCCGGTTGACCGGGGCGCTGCTGTCGGCCGAGCCGGACGTGGTCCACCTGGCCAGTCCGTTCGTCCTCGGCGCACGGGCGGCCACGGTGGCCAGCCGGCGCGGGCTGCCCACGGTGGCGGTCTACCAGACCGATGTGGCGGCGTACGCGCGGGCGTACCGGGTGAGCTGGGGTGAGGCGGCGGCCTGGCGTCGGATCCGGGAGATCCACAACTCGGCCCAGCGCACCCTCGCCCCGTCCACCCGTGCCGCCGCCGACCTGATCGCCAACGGTGTGCAGCGGATCTGGCTGTGGCGCCGCGGCGTGGACGCCGTCCGCTTCGATCCGGCCAAACATTGTGCGGCACTCCGGGACCGGCTGGCACCCAACGGTGAGCTGCTGGTCGGCTACGTCGGCCGGCTCGCCCCGGAGAAGCGGGTGGAGCTGCTGGCGGCGACGTCGCGGCTGCCCGGCGTACGGGTGGTGGTGGCCGGCGACGGTCCGGCCCGCCGCCAGCTGGCCCGGGAGCTGCCTGGGGTGACCTTCCTGGGCGTGCAGCACGGCGAGGACCTGGCCCGGCTCTACGCCAGCCTGGACCTGTTCGTACACACCGGACCGCACGAGACCTTCGGCCAGACCATCCAGGAGGCGCTGGCCTCCGGGGTGCCGGTCGTGGCACCGGCCAGCGGCGGCCCGGTCGACCTGGTCGACCAGGGGGTGACCGGGCTGCTGGTGCCGCCGGACGACGGCGACGCGCTGGCCGCCGCGGTGGCCGACCTGGCCGGCGACGCCGACCGGCGGCGGGCCTACGGGCGGGCCGCCCGGGTCGCGGTCAGTCGGCGTAGCTGGGCGTCCGTCGGCGACGAGCTGATCGGGCACTACCACGCGGTACGCGCCGTGGCGGCGACCGTTGGCCTCCCGGCCGCGTCGTGA
- a CDS encoding glycosyltransferase, with the protein MTGTADGLRIVRLANFVTARSGGLRTALRHLGEGYRAAGHDPVLVIPGQRAADESYPWGRVITVPGPELPGSGGYRLLTGRRRLARLLTDLAPDRLEVSDRSSLRWTGRWARAHGVPSVLVSHESLTGLLGQWGVPDALRRPIADRLNRATSRAYDRIVCTTRWAAEEFDRIGADNVDLVPLGVDLDTFHPDRADPVLRERYADSVELLLVHCARLSPEKRPELAVQALAELRREGVPAVLVMAGDGPLRGALARRAAGLPVTFTGFLPDRAAVAALLASADVVLAPGPVETFGLAGLEALACGTPVVVNAASALPEVVGAAGLAAYGSGSRWPPR; encoded by the coding sequence GTGACCGGGACTGCCGACGGGCTGCGGATCGTGCGGCTCGCCAACTTCGTGACGGCACGCTCCGGTGGTCTGCGTACCGCGCTGCGGCACCTCGGGGAGGGCTACCGGGCGGCCGGGCACGATCCGGTGCTGGTGATACCCGGCCAGAGGGCCGCCGACGAGTCGTACCCGTGGGGTCGGGTCATCACTGTGCCCGGCCCGGAGCTGCCCGGCAGCGGCGGTTACCGGCTGCTGACCGGTCGGCGCCGGTTGGCCCGGCTGCTCACCGACCTGGCGCCGGACCGGTTGGAGGTCTCCGACCGGTCGTCGCTGCGGTGGACGGGACGGTGGGCGCGGGCACACGGGGTGCCGTCGGTGCTGGTGTCGCACGAGTCGCTGACCGGGCTGCTCGGCCAGTGGGGCGTGCCGGACGCGCTGCGCCGGCCGATCGCCGACCGGCTCAATCGGGCGACCAGCCGGGCGTACGACCGGATCGTCTGCACGACCCGGTGGGCTGCCGAGGAGTTCGACCGGATCGGCGCCGACAACGTGGACCTGGTGCCACTCGGGGTGGACCTGGACACCTTCCACCCGGACCGGGCCGACCCAGTGCTGCGCGAGCGGTACGCCGACTCTGTCGAGTTGTTGTTGGTGCACTGCGCCCGGCTGTCCCCGGAGAAGCGGCCGGAGTTGGCCGTGCAGGCGTTGGCCGAGTTGCGCCGGGAGGGCGTACCGGCGGTGCTGGTGATGGCCGGCGACGGCCCGCTGCGCGGCGCGCTGGCCCGGCGGGCGGCGGGGCTGCCGGTCACGTTCACCGGCTTCCTGCCGGACCGCGCGGCGGTGGCCGCGTTGTTGGCCAGCGCGGACGTGGTGCTGGCACCCGGCCCGGTGGAGACCTTCGGCCTCGCCGGGCTGGAGGCGCTGGCCTGTGGCACCCCGGTGGTGGTCAACGCGGCGAGCGCGCTGCCCGAGGTGGTCGGTGCGGCCGGGCTGGCCGCGTACGGCTCGGGGAGTCGATGGCCGCCGCGGTGA
- the rph gene encoding ribonuclease PH has product MARPDGRGPSQLRPVTLTRGWSTHPEGSVLVEFGGTRVLCTASVTEGVPRWRKGSGLGWVTAEYAMLPRATNTRSDRESVKGRVGGRTHEISRLIGRSLRASIDLKALGENSVVLDCDVLQADGGTRTAAITGAYVALHDAVGWLAARKALTAKPEKVMHRSVSAVSVGIVAGEARLDLCYEEDVAAEVDMNVVCTGAGDFVEVQGTGEAGVFARDQLDSLLDLAVAGCNELAEAQRKALL; this is encoded by the coding sequence ATGGCGCGACCTGACGGGCGAGGGCCCTCTCAACTTCGACCGGTGACCCTGACCCGAGGCTGGAGCACCCATCCGGAGGGCTCGGTGCTCGTCGAGTTCGGCGGCACCCGGGTGCTCTGCACGGCAAGCGTCACCGAGGGGGTGCCCCGCTGGCGCAAGGGTTCCGGGCTCGGCTGGGTGACCGCCGAGTACGCGATGCTGCCCCGGGCCACCAACACCCGCTCCGACCGGGAGAGCGTCAAGGGCCGGGTCGGTGGCCGCACACACGAGATCTCCCGGCTGATCGGCCGTAGCCTGCGAGCCAGCATCGACCTCAAGGCGCTCGGCGAGAACTCGGTGGTGCTCGACTGCGACGTGCTCCAGGCCGACGGTGGCACCCGCACGGCCGCGATCACCGGCGCGTACGTGGCGTTGCACGACGCGGTGGGCTGGCTTGCCGCCCGCAAGGCGTTGACCGCCAAGCCGGAGAAGGTGATGCACCGGTCGGTGTCGGCGGTCAGCGTCGGGATCGTCGCCGGCGAGGCGCGGCTCGACCTCTGCTACGAGGAGGACGTCGCCGCCGAGGTGGACATGAACGTGGTGTGCACCGGTGCGGGTGACTTCGTCGAGGTGCAGGGCACCGGCGAGGCGGGCGTGTTCGCCCGGGACCAGCTCGACAGTCTGCTCGACCTGGCCGTGGCGGGCTGCAACGAGTTGGCCGAAGCCCAGCGGAAGGCTCTCCTGTGA
- the rdgB gene encoding RdgB/HAM1 family non-canonical purine NTP pyrophosphatase produces the protein MNKVLLATRNRKKLVELQRILDGALGAHRIALLGLDDVEQYAELPETGLTFGENALIKAREGCRQSGLPTIADDSGLAVDALNGMPGVFSARWSGQHGEDRANLQLVLDQIADVPDEHRAASFVCTVALVLPGGKEHLVDGRQSGRVLRAPRGDGGFGYDPIFLGDGQDRTNAELTPAEKDAISHRGKALRELAKLIAKVLPPAA, from the coding sequence GTGAACAAGGTCCTGCTCGCCACCCGTAACCGTAAGAAGCTGGTGGAGCTTCAGCGGATCCTGGACGGCGCGCTCGGCGCGCACCGGATCGCCCTGCTCGGGCTGGACGACGTCGAGCAGTACGCGGAGCTGCCGGAGACCGGCCTGACCTTCGGCGAGAACGCGCTGATCAAGGCGCGGGAGGGGTGCCGGCAGAGCGGGCTGCCGACCATCGCCGACGACTCCGGGCTCGCGGTGGACGCGCTCAACGGGATGCCGGGTGTGTTCAGCGCCCGGTGGTCCGGCCAGCACGGCGAGGACCGGGCCAACCTTCAGCTGGTGCTGGACCAGATCGCCGACGTGCCCGACGAACACCGGGCGGCCTCGTTCGTCTGCACGGTGGCGTTGGTGCTGCCCGGCGGCAAGGAGCACCTCGTCGACGGCCGGCAGTCCGGGCGGGTGCTGCGTGCTCCGCGCGGTGATGGTGGGTTCGGCTACGACCCGATCTTCCTGGGCGACGGACAGGACCGGACCAACGCCGAGCTGACCCCGGCCGAGAAGGACGCGATCAGCCACCGGGGCAAGGCGCTGCGCGAGCTGGCCAAGCTGATCGCCAAGGTGCTGCCGCCCGCCGCCTGA
- the hutH gene encoding histidine ammonia-lyase: MTTVTIQPTGISADDVLAVARATATVVLDPATIDAMATSRAIVDGIESSGRPVYGVSTGFGALANTFIAPERRAELQHALIRSHAAGVGAPMPREVVRAMMLLRVRSLALGRSGVRPLVAEALIDLLNHDITPWVPEHGSLGASGDLAPLAHCALVLLGEGWVLGPAGERQDAADALTAAGLKPIELAAKEGLALINGTDGMLGMLLLAIHDAAHLFAMADVTAALAIEAMLGSERPFLPELHAIRPHPGQAASAANIHRLLQNSRVMDSHRDDLAHAVQDAYSMRCAPQVAGAARDTLDFVRTVAGRELVSVVDNPVVLPDGRVESTGNFHGAPLGFAADFLAIAAAEVGAIAERRVDRLLDVTRSRELPAFLSPDAGVNSGLMIAQYTAAGIVAENRRLAAPASVDSLPTSGMQEDHVSMGWAAAKKLRTVLDNLTSLLAVELLAGVRGLQLRAPLEPSPAGRAAVAALGPAAGEPGPDVFLAPVMEAARAVLAGPELRAAIEREVGPLG, from the coding sequence ATGACGACCGTGACCATCCAACCCACCGGAATCTCCGCCGACGACGTGCTCGCGGTGGCCCGCGCCACCGCCACGGTCGTCCTCGACCCGGCCACCATCGACGCGATGGCGACCAGCCGGGCCATCGTGGACGGTATCGAGTCGTCCGGCCGCCCCGTCTACGGGGTCTCCACCGGGTTCGGGGCGCTGGCCAACACCTTCATCGCCCCGGAGCGGCGGGCCGAGCTGCAACACGCGCTGATCCGCTCGCACGCGGCCGGGGTGGGCGCACCGATGCCGCGTGAGGTGGTCCGGGCCATGATGCTGCTGCGGGTCCGGTCCCTCGCGCTGGGCCGCTCCGGGGTCCGGCCGCTGGTCGCCGAGGCCCTGATCGACCTGCTCAACCACGACATCACCCCCTGGGTGCCGGAACACGGTTCGTTGGGCGCGTCCGGCGACCTGGCACCGCTGGCGCACTGCGCGCTGGTGCTGCTCGGCGAGGGCTGGGTCCTCGGCCCGGCCGGCGAGCGGCAGGACGCGGCCGACGCGCTGACCGCCGCCGGGCTCAAGCCGATCGAGCTGGCCGCCAAGGAGGGGCTGGCGCTGATCAACGGCACCGACGGCATGCTCGGCATGCTGCTGCTGGCCATCCACGACGCCGCGCACCTGTTCGCCATGGCCGACGTGACGGCCGCGCTGGCCATCGAGGCGATGCTCGGCTCGGAGCGGCCGTTCCTGCCCGAGCTGCACGCGATCCGGCCGCACCCCGGTCAGGCCGCGTCGGCGGCGAACATCCACCGGCTGCTGCAAAACTCCCGGGTGATGGACTCGCACCGCGACGACCTGGCGCACGCCGTGCAGGACGCGTACTCGATGCGCTGCGCGCCGCAGGTCGCCGGCGCGGCCCGCGACACCCTGGACTTCGTCCGCACGGTCGCGGGCCGGGAGCTGGTGTCCGTGGTGGACAACCCGGTTGTGCTGCCGGACGGCCGGGTCGAGTCGACCGGTAACTTCCACGGCGCGCCGCTCGGCTTCGCCGCGGACTTCCTCGCCATCGCCGCCGCCGAAGTGGGCGCGATCGCCGAACGGCGGGTGGACCGGCTACTCGACGTGACCCGCTCCCGGGAGCTGCCGGCGTTCCTCTCCCCCGACGCCGGGGTCAACTCCGGGCTGATGATCGCCCAGTACACGGCTGCCGGGATCGTCGCGGAGAACCGCCGCCTGGCCGCCCCCGCGTCGGTGGACTCGCTGCCCACCAGCGGCATGCAGGAGGACCACGTCTCGATGGGCTGGGCGGCGGCCAAGAAGCTGCGCACGGTGCTGGACAACCTCACCAGCCTGCTCGCGGTGGAGCTGCTGGCCGGCGTACGCGGCCTTCAGCTGCGCGCCCCGCTGGAGCCGTCACCGGCCGGCCGGGCGGCCGTCGCCGCGCTCGGCCCGGCAGCCGGCGAGCCCGGCCCGGACGTGTTCCTCGCTCCCGTGATGGAGGCGGCCCGTGCCGTCCTCGCCGGGCCGGAGTTGCGCGCTGCCATCGAACGGGAGGTCGGCCCGCTGGGCTGA
- the hutI gene encoding imidazolonepropionase, whose protein sequence is MSSLLVDNIGELVTNGVGEGPLGIRRDAAVLVENGRVAWVGPSAHAPAADRRVDADGSAVLPGFVDSHAHLVFAGDRAAEFAARMAGQPYTGGGIRTTVGATRAATDDELRATVRRLRAEALRQGTTTMEIKSGYGLTVADEARSLRIAAESSTETTFLGAHVVPAEYADRPDDYVELVCGPMLAAAAPHAKWVDVFCERGAFDVDHARAILVSGQAAGLGVRIHANQLGPGGGVQLGVELGAASIDHCTHLSDADVAALVGTAHGDGSGTHTVATLLPGAEFSTRSPYPDARRLLDAGVTVALATDCNPGSSYTSSMPFCVALAVREMRMTPAEAVWAATAGGARALRRDDIGVLTPGARADLIVLDAPSYLHLAYRPGVPLIRQVMRNGVPQ, encoded by the coding sequence ATGAGCAGTCTGCTGGTCGACAACATCGGGGAGCTGGTCACCAACGGTGTCGGCGAGGGCCCGCTGGGCATCCGCCGCGACGCGGCCGTGCTGGTCGAGAACGGCCGGGTGGCCTGGGTCGGCCCGTCCGCGCACGCGCCGGCCGCCGACCGACGGGTCGACGCCGACGGGTCCGCCGTGCTGCCCGGCTTCGTGGACAGCCACGCCCACCTGGTCTTCGCCGGCGACCGGGCCGCCGAGTTCGCCGCCCGGATGGCCGGTCAGCCGTACACCGGCGGGGGCATCCGGACCACGGTCGGCGCGACCCGGGCCGCCACCGACGACGAGCTACGGGCCACCGTGCGCCGGCTGCGCGCGGAGGCGCTGCGCCAGGGCACCACGACCATGGAGATCAAGAGTGGGTACGGGCTGACCGTCGCCGACGAGGCCCGCTCGCTGCGGATCGCCGCCGAGTCCAGCACCGAGACCACCTTCCTCGGCGCGCACGTGGTGCCCGCCGAGTACGCCGACCGTCCCGACGACTACGTCGAGCTGGTCTGCGGGCCGATGCTGGCCGCCGCCGCGCCGCACGCGAAGTGGGTCGACGTGTTCTGCGAGCGGGGCGCCTTCGACGTCGACCACGCCCGGGCCATCCTGGTCAGCGGTCAGGCCGCCGGGCTGGGCGTACGCATCCACGCAAACCAGCTCGGCCCCGGCGGCGGGGTGCAACTCGGAGTGGAGTTGGGCGCGGCGAGCATCGACCACTGCACCCACCTCAGTGATGCCGACGTGGCCGCGCTTGTCGGCACGGCCCACGGCGACGGGTCGGGGACCCACACGGTGGCGACTCTGTTGCCCGGGGCGGAGTTCTCCACCCGCTCGCCCTACCCGGACGCCCGCCGACTGCTCGACGCCGGTGTCACCGTGGCGCTGGCCACCGACTGCAACCCCGGCTCGTCGTACACCTCGTCCATGCCGTTCTGTGTGGCCCTGGCGGTTCGCGAGATGCGGATGACCCCGGCGGAGGCGGTCTGGGCCGCGACCGCCGGTGGCGCGCGGGCCCTGCGCCGCGATGACATCGGCGTTCTCACCCCCGGCGCGCGGGCCGACCTGATCGTGCTGGACGCGCCGTCGTACCTGCACCTGGCCTACCGGCCCGGTGTCCCCTTGATCCGCCAGGTAATGCGCAACGGAGTGCCGCAATGA